One genomic segment of Clostridium estertheticum subsp. estertheticum includes these proteins:
- a CDS encoding VOC family protein translates to MQKIVPHLWYDKEAKEAAEFYISLFDESKILNVTVIGDTPSGDAEIVNFELAGQTFAAISAGPYFKFNPSISLMVACTSLEEVNTKWKALSEGGTELMPLGEYPFSKWYGWIQDRYGLSWQLMLVDSGEMVQKITTNLLFSNDACGKAEEAVKYYTEVFENSQIGIISKYGNGEAKSSKARINYAAFKLCGIDFSAMDNGFDVEFNFNEAFSLIVNCDDQKEIDYYWDKLSAIPEAEQCGWVKDKFGLSWQIVPYNMDEILLNGTKDEIKRVTEAFLKMKKFDLNALEKARLGHE, encoded by the coding sequence ATGCAAAAAATAGTTCCTCATTTATGGTACGACAAAGAAGCTAAAGAAGCAGCCGAGTTCTATATCAGTTTATTTGACGAATCAAAGATTTTAAACGTAACAGTTATTGGAGATACTCCTTCAGGAGATGCGGAAATTGTAAACTTTGAATTAGCTGGGCAAACATTTGCGGCAATAAGTGCAGGTCCTTACTTCAAATTTAACCCATCAATTTCCTTGATGGTAGCTTGTACATCCTTAGAGGAGGTTAATACTAAATGGAAAGCATTATCTGAAGGTGGCACTGAACTTATGCCCCTGGGTGAATATCCATTTAGCAAGTGGTACGGCTGGATTCAAGATCGATATGGGTTGTCTTGGCAGTTAATGCTTGTTGATAGTGGTGAAATGGTCCAGAAGATTACAACAAATTTACTTTTTTCAAATGATGCATGTGGGAAGGCCGAAGAAGCAGTGAAATATTACACTGAAGTTTTCGAAAATTCCCAAATAGGAATAATAAGCAAATATGGAAATGGTGAAGCAAAGTCATCAAAAGCTCGGATAAATTATGCTGCTTTTAAGCTTTGTGGTATTGATTTTTCAGCAATGGATAATGGATTTGATGTAGAGTTCAATTTCAACGAGGCATTTTCACTCATTGTAAATTGTGATGATCAAAAGGAAATTGATTACTATTGGGATAAACTCTCTGCAATACCTGAGGCAGAGCAATGTGGATGGGTCAAGGACAAATTTGGCTTATCGTGGCAAATTGTTCCATACAATATGGATGAAATCTTGCTTAATGGCACAAAAGATGAAATTAAAAGAGTGACAGAGGCTTTTCTCAAAATGAAAAAGTTTGACTTAAATGCCTTGGAAAAAGCACGTTTAGGGCATGAATGA
- a CDS encoding DUF5680 domain-containing protein — MSFPEQLQILRKEKGLSQEKLAEILGISRQAVAKWEVGHSYPDIARLIALSDFFKVSIDKLVNDYEENCRLCIKVKKVDSTHEKIVEFLRNAKRATYAGDGIEIESSRPNSHDLEYTEGNLKYIDTYLGREQFGGEEALWEDDIPFWSMNYTGRIIGKGFSGKFLKEALSLVPEENPYRGPMVYQNGQYKYHCIVNGDFEWFQGYEEIYFNDSKVYECFFHGGIIK, encoded by the coding sequence ATGAGTTTTCCAGAACAATTACAGATACTTAGAAAAGAAAAAGGATTATCACAAGAGAAATTAGCTGAAATTCTTGGTATATCAAGGCAAGCAGTTGCAAAGTGGGAAGTTGGGCATTCATACCCCGACATTGCAAGACTAATTGCATTAAGTGATTTCTTTAAAGTAAGTATTGATAAATTAGTTAATGATTATGAAGAAAATTGTCGTTTATGTATAAAAGTGAAAAAAGTTGATTCTACACATGAAAAAATAGTAGAATTTTTACGTAATGCCAAAAGAGCTACGTATGCAGGAGATGGTATCGAAATTGAATCTTCAAGACCTAATTCACATGATTTAGAGTATACAGAAGGAAATCTAAAGTATATTGATACCTATTTAGGAAGGGAGCAATTTGGAGGAGAAGAAGCTTTATGGGAAGATGACATTCCATTTTGGTCAATGAATTATACAGGCAGAATTATTGGAAAAGGTTTTTCAGGAAAATTTTTAAAAGAAGCATTAAGTTTAGTACCAGAGGAAAATCCTTATCGTGGACCTATGGTATATCAAAATGGTCAATATAAATATCATTGCATTGTTAATGGAGACTTTGAGTGGTTTCAAGGTTACGAGGAAATTTATTTTAATGATTCAAAGGTATATGAATGCTTTTTCCATGGTGGAATTATTAAATAA
- a CDS encoding tetratricopeptide repeat protein, which produces MKWWDVLKIPYDSDLKTIKRAYAKLLKVHNPENDAKGYQKLRESYDEAVKFAKRNGKYQNVQEGSYSKDDGNTSEKYLNEYIIPSQDLSTNISYEEKQADNINSNKEINDFFSRLNEIYNDISLRINLKSWKELLNFNGIWNAYSFEVIEERMFEFLINHKYLSSEVWSLLDNNFNWTNNEIKLYDKYHTDKVEEFFKNLRNSNNLKYDYLGSLNSDFADKYLYLRENGRELLYETGYKKDYYEIQKSLFSAYDIFKKDPELLRLIGTLYHDTGNFNKALEYLEQAFAINEYDLESALFIGGILGADGRFSEALPYLKLYLSFNKNQELALNNIGYCYYYTNNFMMAREIFKKYIEICGNNKRIAKCLKNIELKLEGKNVKIIRFKKYKPRKKKIAPKKIKKPVTKESVRKAKFIYTIILILLVSVVFALSFVFGNRNIKKDNTTKISNTTQSSNKESYKIFNDVKSAKEFKDLDFRTNVEVYLKNVKPIKYYKISESLDNKVIFSENQINEKKLWNKVESQLYLGEFDGVVIPFEDKNCSNKTIDKNGGYKVKGSKTWFDAEQSRQIHTKYSSFYDSKNSFVVGEYIDTSQIEINKAIRGAKLIKIRGNYEIKVLETAQDFKDTMYSGTQSVHLTNIIPLDLYFVKYNKNKSYGHFNKKAMDEKKLWDETYTQAYSGTVGELNIMFLDLNFSRNLIKSGGYTVEGFVYGIYDEFRSVKTEDGQNVDKVNLYCTYIDNTR; this is translated from the coding sequence ATGAAATGGTGGGATGTATTAAAAATACCTTATGATAGCGATTTAAAAACCATAAAAAGGGCTTATGCCAAATTATTAAAAGTTCATAATCCAGAAAATGATGCAAAAGGATATCAAAAACTTAGAGAATCATATGATGAGGCTGTAAAATTTGCAAAGAGGAATGGTAAATATCAAAATGTTCAAGAAGGTAGTTATAGTAAAGATGATGGAAATACATCTGAAAAGTATCTTAATGAGTATATTATACCTAGTCAAGATTTAAGTACTAATATTAGTTATGAAGAAAAGCAAGCTGATAATATTAATTCAAATAAAGAAATAAATGATTTTTTTAGTAGATTAAATGAAATTTATAATGATATTTCCTTAAGAATAAATCTTAAATCTTGGAAAGAATTATTGAATTTCAATGGAATTTGGAATGCTTATAGTTTTGAAGTTATAGAAGAAAGAATGTTTGAATTTTTAATAAACCATAAATATTTGTCTTCTGAAGTATGGTCGCTGTTAGATAATAATTTCAATTGGACAAATAATGAGATTAAGTTATATGATAAATATCATACAGATAAAGTTGAAGAATTCTTTAAAAATCTTAGGAATTCTAATAATCTTAAATATGATTATTTAGGGTCTTTGAATTCTGATTTTGCTGATAAATACTTGTATTTAAGAGAAAATGGAAGAGAATTATTATATGAAACTGGATATAAAAAAGATTATTATGAAATACAAAAGTCTTTATTTTCTGCTTATGATATTTTTAAAAAAGATCCAGAGTTATTAAGATTAATAGGAACTCTATACCATGATACTGGAAATTTTAATAAGGCATTAGAGTATTTGGAACAAGCTTTTGCAATAAATGAGTATGATTTAGAGAGTGCATTATTTATCGGAGGGATTTTAGGGGCGGATGGGAGATTTAGTGAGGCACTACCATATCTAAAATTATATTTATCTTTCAATAAAAATCAAGAACTAGCATTAAATAATATAGGATACTGTTATTATTATACTAATAATTTTATGATGGCAAGAGAGATTTTTAAAAAATATATAGAAATTTGTGGGAATAATAAAAGAATAGCAAAGTGTCTAAAAAATATAGAATTAAAACTTGAAGGAAAGAATGTCAAGATAATAAGATTTAAAAAATATAAGCCTAGGAAGAAAAAAATAGCTCCAAAGAAAATCAAAAAACCAGTAACTAAAGAGTCTGTGAGAAAAGCAAAATTTATCTACACTATAATTTTAATACTATTAGTTTCTGTAGTTTTCGCATTAAGTTTCGTATTTGGAAATAGAAATATAAAAAAGGACAATACTACTAAAATTAGTAATACTACTCAATCTAGTAATAAAGAAAGTTATAAAATATTTAATGATGTAAAGTCAGCAAAAGAATTTAAAGATTTAGATTTCAGAACAAATGTAGAGGTATATTTAAAAAATGTTAAGCCAATAAAATATTATAAAATATCAGAATCACTGGACAATAAAGTTATATTTTCTGAAAATCAAATAAATGAAAAGAAATTATGGAATAAGGTTGAGTCTCAACTATACCTTGGAGAATTTGATGGTGTTGTAATACCTTTTGAAGATAAAAATTGTTCAAATAAAACTATTGATAAAAATGGAGGATATAAAGTTAAAGGATCAAAAACTTGGTTTGATGCTGAACAATCTAGACAAATTCATACCAAATATAGCTCATTTTATGATAGTAAAAACAGTTTTGTAGTAGGAGAATATATTGATACTTCACAAATCGAAATCAATAAAGCAATAAGAGGCGCTAAGTTAATAAAGATAAGAGGTAATTATGAAATTAAGGTCTTAGAAACGGCTCAAGATTTTAAAGATACTATGTATTCAGGAACTCAATCAGTACATTTAACTAATATTATTCCACTAGATCTATATTTTGTTAAGTATAATAAAAACAAGTCATATGGTCACTTTAATAAAAAGGCAATGGATGAAAAAAAATTATGGGATGAAACTTACACTCAGGCTTATTCTGGAACAGTTGGTGAGTTGAACATAATGTTTTTGGATTTAAATTTCTCAAGAAATTTAATCAAATCAGGAGGGTATACCGTTGAAGGATTTGTATATGGGATTTATGATGAGTTTAGGAGTGTAAAAACTGAGGATGGGCAAAATGTTGATAAGGTTAATCTTTACTGTACATATATAGATAATACCAGATAA
- a CDS encoding molecular chaperone HscC yields MAIIGIDLGTTNSLVAIWKDGRAQIIPNVLKNNLTPSVVSVDDNNEILIGDIAKERIITHPELTASNFKRFMGSSKKYNLGCHTFTPEELSSFILKRLIEDAEEYIGEKIIEAVISVPAYFNDAQRKATKRAGELAGIKVERLISEPTAAAIAYGLHQEKDDTQFLVFDLGGGTFDVSILELFEGVMEVKSIAGDNYLGGEDFNKLLVDYFEKTNKLDLKKLDKKVNSIVYKQAELCKKLLSNEVKAMINLTIDKKLYNTEIDRSKFEKLSSDLILKLRHPVERALRDACISPAEIEAIILIGGSTRMPLIKAVVTKMFNKLPYTNINPDEAVALGASIQGALKEKHSDLKELVLTDVCPYSLGVEISNQLDNGNYESGYFLPIIERNSPIPISKVEQLVTIRDNQTKLLIKIYQGESRRVVNNIELGELEIPVPRGKAGEYVVALRYTYDINGLLEIEATILSTGETETLIIENSPGYMSQEDIKKRMISLKDIKIHPRDRTENRLLLARGERLYEESLGDKREYISKLLNEFESILSTQDTRVIEKNLKVFTQRLNELEEYY; encoded by the coding sequence ATGGCTATAATTGGAATAGATTTAGGAACTACAAATAGTTTAGTTGCTATTTGGAAAGATGGACGAGCACAAATTATACCTAATGTTTTAAAAAACAACTTAACACCGTCAGTTGTGAGTGTAGATGACAATAATGAAATTTTAATTGGAGATATAGCTAAAGAAAGGATTATAACACATCCAGAATTAACAGCATCTAATTTTAAGAGATTTATGGGTTCATCAAAGAAGTATAACTTAGGTTGTCATACATTTACGCCAGAGGAATTATCTTCATTTATATTAAAAAGATTAATAGAAGACGCAGAAGAATACATAGGAGAGAAAATAATAGAAGCAGTTATTAGTGTTCCTGCTTATTTCAATGATGCTCAACGTAAGGCAACTAAGAGAGCCGGAGAACTTGCAGGAATTAAAGTTGAAAGATTAATAAGTGAACCAACAGCCGCTGCTATAGCTTATGGACTACATCAAGAAAAAGATGACACACAGTTTTTAGTATTTGATTTAGGTGGAGGGACTTTTGATGTTTCAATACTTGAATTATTTGAAGGTGTTATGGAAGTTAAGTCTATAGCTGGAGATAATTATTTAGGTGGAGAGGATTTTAATAAACTACTAGTTGATTATTTCGAGAAAACTAATAAATTAGATTTAAAAAAATTAGATAAAAAAGTGAATTCAATTGTATATAAGCAAGCGGAACTTTGCAAAAAATTACTATCAAATGAAGTAAAGGCAATGATAAATTTGACTATAGATAAAAAGTTATATAATACTGAAATAGATAGAAGTAAATTCGAAAAATTGTCTTCAGATTTAATTTTAAAGTTACGCCATCCAGTTGAAAGAGCTCTTAGAGATGCTTGTATATCACCAGCAGAAATAGAAGCAATTATATTAATTGGTGGAAGTACAAGGATGCCTTTAATAAAAGCTGTGGTTACCAAAATGTTTAATAAATTGCCTTATACAAATATAAATCCAGATGAAGCAGTAGCACTTGGAGCATCAATTCAAGGAGCCTTAAAAGAAAAGCACTCCGACTTAAAGGAATTAGTATTAACCGATGTGTGTCCATATTCTCTTGGGGTAGAAATATCAAATCAACTAGATAATGGTAATTATGAAAGTGGGTATTTTCTACCCATAATTGAAAGAAATTCTCCAATTCCAATAAGTAAAGTTGAACAGCTAGTAACTATTAGGGATAATCAAACTAAATTATTAATTAAAATATATCAAGGTGAAAGCAGACGTGTAGTAAATAATATAGAACTTGGAGAATTGGAAATTCCAGTGCCACGAGGTAAAGCAGGAGAATATGTTGTTGCGCTTAGATATACTTATGATATAAATGGACTATTAGAAATAGAAGCGACTATATTAAGTACAGGAGAAACAGAAACTCTAATTATTGAAAATTCTCCAGGGTACATGTCACAAGAAGATATAAAAAAGCGTATGATATCGCTTAAGGATATAAAAATCCACCCAAGAGATAGGACAGAAAATAGATTGCTTTTAGCTAGAGGTGAAAGATTATATGAAGAATCCTTGGGGGATAAGCGAGAATATATATCAAAATTATTAAATGAATTTGAGAGTATCTTATCTACTCAAGATACTAGAGTAATAGAAAAAAACTTAAAAGTATTTACCCAAAGATTGAATGAGTTGGAGGAATATTATTAA
- a CDS encoding MFS transporter — MSSISKRIERLPVTPMLWRVLFLVGIGWMFDAMDQGMVAGVMASIGKVWKLTPTDLGLLGSVSAIGMALGAAAAGMVADKWGRRTVVTFTLVLYGIASILSGLAPNFGLLLFFRFLTGLGLGGELPAASTLVSEFSPAKSRGRMVVLLESFWAWGWIVAALISYLLIPIYGWRIGFLLGGVPALYAAYLRRNIPESPQFLEQKGRFKEADEIVSKMEQQAGVKNDEGVVTSPLKNEKIGNSKFSDLWSKAYYKRTLVLWILWLGINFGYYGFVLWTPTLLVGKGFSLVRGFEFTLIISIAQLPGYYSAAYLIEKIGRKAVLVSYLAGTAMSAYLFGQATSAATVLVFGCLLYFFSLGAWGAVYAYTPEVYPTRIRGTGTGWAAAIGRIGAIAAPYIVGVVYQTKGKQAGFTYVFIMLTIVFAAVAVVVAFGGIETKGKSLDEIDAS, encoded by the coding sequence ATGAGTAGTATTTCAAAAAGAATTGAAAGATTACCAGTCACGCCCATGCTTTGGAGAGTGCTGTTTTTAGTAGGTATCGGATGGATGTTTGATGCCATGGATCAAGGGATGGTCGCCGGTGTAATGGCTTCAATTGGAAAGGTGTGGAAACTTACTCCCACTGATTTAGGATTACTCGGCAGTGTTTCAGCAATTGGAATGGCTCTTGGTGCTGCAGCTGCTGGAATGGTTGCTGACAAATGGGGTAGAAGAACAGTCGTTACGTTTACCCTTGTGTTATACGGAATAGCTAGTATATTATCAGGCCTTGCGCCTAACTTTGGCTTATTGTTATTCTTCCGGTTTTTAACGGGATTAGGCCTCGGCGGAGAGTTGCCGGCAGCATCTACTTTGGTTAGTGAATTCTCGCCCGCTAAATCACGTGGTAGAATGGTGGTCTTGCTCGAGAGCTTCTGGGCTTGGGGATGGATCGTTGCAGCTTTAATTTCTTACCTCTTAATTCCTATTTATGGCTGGCGTATTGGCTTTTTATTGGGAGGAGTACCAGCACTGTATGCGGCCTATTTGAGAAGGAACATTCCGGAATCTCCTCAATTTTTGGAACAAAAAGGACGCTTCAAAGAGGCAGATGAAATTGTAAGTAAAATGGAGCAACAAGCCGGAGTAAAGAATGATGAAGGGGTTGTAACCAGTCCTCTAAAAAATGAGAAAATAGGTAATTCTAAGTTTTCGGATTTATGGTCTAAAGCCTATTATAAGCGTACCCTTGTCTTATGGATTTTATGGTTAGGTATTAATTTTGGTTATTATGGGTTTGTTTTATGGACTCCAACTCTCCTTGTCGGCAAAGGTTTCAGCTTAGTAAGGGGTTTCGAATTCACATTAATTATTAGCATTGCTCAGTTACCCGGATATTACAGTGCGGCATATCTAATAGAAAAGATTGGTCGTAAAGCGGTTTTAGTAAGCTACTTAGCAGGAACTGCCATGTCCGCATACTTATTTGGTCAAGCAACATCCGCAGCTACTGTGCTTGTTTTTGGATGCCTACTTTACTTTTTCAGTCTAGGAGCTTGGGGTGCGGTGTACGCTTATACTCCAGAAGTTTATCCTACACGTATTAGGGGCACCGGAACCGGTTGGGCTGCTGCAATTGGGCGTATTGGTGCCATAGCCGCTCCTTATATCGTTGGAGTGGTGTATCAAACTAAAGGTAAGCAGGCTGGCTTCACTTATGTATTTATTATGCTAACTATAGTGTTCGCAGCAGTTGCCGTAGTGGTTGCTTTTGGTGGTATTGAAACTAAAGGTAAAAGTCTAGACGAAATTGATGCATCTTAA
- a CDS encoding DUF4003 family protein, translated as MNQLVKEKLDRLIALFQEVSSKYNWEGSLTNHFTALTYTLNNREFDKEKIKDVRKYINQNTGIFSNYRGTSNIILSALLSSKYESPKHEFDRILDYDKKIRKAGYKNNMYLPIASYALLTSCSGEGMNTLRKIFLMIVNKN; from the coding sequence ATGAATCAATTAGTAAAAGAAAAACTAGATAGGTTGATAGCTTTATTTCAAGAAGTATCTAGTAAGTATAACTGGGAAGGATCTTTAACTAATCATTTTACTGCATTGACTTATACATTAAATAACAGAGAGTTTGATAAAGAAAAGATAAAAGATGTGAGAAAGTATATTAATCAAAATACGGGAATATTTTCTAATTATAGAGGGACTTCTAATATCATTTTATCAGCTTTGTTATCATCTAAATATGAGAGTCCAAAACATGAATTTGATAGAATACTGGATTATGATAAAAAGATAAGAAAAGCAGGATATAAGAATAATATGTATTTACCAATAGCAAGTTATGCCCTTTTAACTAGCTGTAGTGGAGAAGGAATGAATACTCTGAGAAAGATCTTTCTCATGATTGTAAACAAGAATTGA
- a CDS encoding methyl-accepting chemotaxis protein: MKLLEKLKSSIGYKIVAAITVCCLLTSSIIATVCTIESKNVIQSEAESRLTDISSNKANEVNKLLLNTENTANNVENILSTTFDDNKANTDPKYTKAYLASIDPTIKKIGESQKNGLGITLILNPDITKDLYQICYEGTIKDKQFKKNSKFILSDFNEAKTNMGWYYNPIKTKTGIWSDPHVNASGKSVSNDKRISYTKPIYKNNELVAVLAIDLFFSDYGKMINSISVYNNGYAFLLNNKYDFLVDKKYTTKDNLEKIENGYLKSVATTMRNNTNGYTYAKINGEENVFGYSKLVNGDIMVIAVKNSDIFSRIIILEKIIICLALFLTIMFSIIGWWISKKISQPIILTTKLVKKTADFDLSEDDSCNHLLKSKDEVGQLANAFVLMKKELVALIKSILGNSQDLSASSEELSATVEELTAKFQQINNETKQIAIKVKETSTTSNKITVSAQTVDSKIHVLSIKSIEGNNNSTKAKERAIEVQKKGKEATESIENVFSEKEKSILKAIEEGSVVDDILVMADTIASISTQTNLLALNAAIEAARAGTQGKGFAVVADEVRKLAEQTSKAVVSIQNTIGGVQTAFKNLSQNSNEVLIFIKENVKPQLEDMSKMGIQYYEDANFISTMSGEIASMSEDLTTTISEVNDGMQNMSTLAQSSSESTGVIEESIDEVSQGVEQIAFTAQSQAEMAQKLNEMVLKFKL; the protein is encoded by the coding sequence TTGAAATTATTAGAAAAACTAAAATCAAGTATTGGTTACAAAATAGTAGCTGCGATTACTGTTTGTTGTTTGTTAACTTCATCTATTATAGCAACAGTATGTACTATAGAGAGTAAGAATGTTATACAAAGTGAAGCTGAATCACGACTTACTGATATTTCTTCAAACAAGGCAAATGAAGTAAATAAATTGTTATTAAACACTGAAAATACTGCAAATAATGTAGAAAATATATTATCAACAACATTTGATGATAATAAAGCAAATACAGACCCAAAATATACGAAGGCTTATCTTGCATCGATAGACCCTACAATAAAAAAGATAGGGGAAAGTCAAAAGAATGGGCTAGGAATTACTTTAATACTAAATCCTGATATTACAAAGGATCTATATCAAATTTGTTACGAAGGGACAATCAAAGATAAACAATTTAAAAAAAATAGCAAGTTTATCTTATCAGATTTCAATGAGGCTAAAACTAATATGGGATGGTATTATAACCCAATAAAAACCAAAACTGGTATATGGAGTGACCCACATGTTAATGCTAGTGGAAAATCTGTTAGTAACGACAAGAGAATTTCGTATACTAAACCAATTTATAAAAATAATGAATTAGTAGCAGTTCTTGCTATTGATCTGTTCTTTAGTGATTATGGGAAGATGATAAATAGTATAAGTGTTTATAATAACGGATATGCGTTTTTGTTGAACAACAAATATGATTTTTTAGTAGATAAAAAATATACTACTAAAGATAATTTAGAAAAAATTGAAAATGGGTATTTAAAATCCGTTGCTACTACTATGAGAAATAATACGAACGGTTATACATATGCTAAAATAAATGGCGAAGAAAATGTTTTTGGTTATAGTAAGTTAGTAAATGGCGATATTATGGTTATAGCTGTTAAAAACTCAGATATTTTTAGTAGAATAATAATCTTAGAGAAAATAATTATTTGTCTTGCTTTATTTCTTACAATTATGTTCTCTATAATAGGGTGGTGGATAAGTAAAAAAATATCACAACCCATTATTTTGACAACAAAGCTTGTTAAAAAAACAGCAGATTTTGATTTGTCTGAGGATGACAGTTGTAATCATCTTCTGAAATCAAAGGATGAAGTAGGGCAACTTGCAAATGCATTTGTCCTTATGAAGAAAGAATTAGTTGCTCTAATAAAAAGCATATTAGGAAACTCTCAGGATTTAAGTGCCTCAAGTGAAGAACTATCTGCCACAGTTGAAGAGTTGACGGCAAAGTTTCAACAGATAAATAATGAGACAAAACAAATAGCTATTAAGGTTAAAGAGACTAGTACCACTTCAAATAAAATAACAGTATCTGCTCAAACAGTGGATTCTAAAATACACGTATTGTCAATCAAATCAATAGAAGGAAATAATAATTCAACAAAAGCAAAAGAAAGAGCAATCGAGGTTCAGAAAAAAGGAAAAGAAGCTACTGAAAGTATAGAGAATGTATTTAGCGAAAAAGAAAAAAGCATTCTGAAAGCTATAGAAGAGGGTAGTGTGGTTGATGATATATTGGTAATGGCAGACACTATTGCAAGTATTTCTACACAAACAAATTTATTAGCGCTAAATGCTGCCATCGAGGCTGCAAGAGCTGGTACACAGGGAAAAGGATTTGCGGTTGTGGCAGACGAAGTTAGAAAACTCGCAGAACAGACTTCAAAGGCTGTTGTAAGCATTCAAAATACAATTGGTGGCGTACAAACTGCATTTAAGAATCTTTCCCAAAATAGCAATGAAGTATTAATATTTATTAAAGAAAATGTTAAACCTCAGCTTGAAGATATGAGTAAAATGGGAATCCAATATTATGAGGATGCTAATTTTATTAGTACAATGTCTGGAGAAATAGCTTCTATGTCCGAAGACCTTACTACAACTATCAGTGAAGTGAATGATGGAATGCAAAATATGTCCACACTTGCACAAAGCTCTTCTGAAAGTACGGGAGTTATAGAAGAAAGTATTGACGAGGTGTCCCAAGGTGTAGAACAGATTGCATTTACAGCTCAAAGTCAAGCTGAAATGGCACAAAAACTTAATGAAATGGTGCTTAAATTCAAATTATAG
- a CDS encoding HAD family hydrolase, with product MYNYIIFDVDGTLLDTEIAVLSSLQKLVSEELNKNYSFEELKFALGIPGEVALNKLGITNILECSEKWNVYLKEYFHHVKIFDDIKESLVKLNEMGVSIGIVTSKTKEEFLNDFVPFGLSNYFKLVVCADDTEKHKPNAEPLLKFIELSEVDKSKTIYIGDTKYDLDCALGAGIDFALALWGAKSSIGIDANYILENPKQILELVKV from the coding sequence ATGTATAACTATATTATATTTGATGTTGATGGTACACTTTTAGATACCGAAATTGCAGTTCTTTCATCACTGCAAAAACTAGTGTCTGAGGAACTTAATAAAAATTATAGTTTTGAAGAATTGAAATTTGCTTTAGGTATTCCGGGAGAAGTAGCGTTAAATAAACTAGGAATTACTAATATTTTAGAGTGTAGTGAAAAATGGAATGTATATTTAAAAGAATATTTTCATCATGTGAAAATATTTGATGATATTAAGGAAAGTTTAGTTAAATTGAATGAAATGGGAGTTTCAATAGGGATAGTTACTTCAAAAACTAAAGAAGAGTTCTTAAATGATTTTGTTCCTTTTGGATTAAGCAATTATTTTAAATTAGTAGTTTGTGCTGATGATACAGAAAAACATAAGCCTAATGCAGAGCCACTTTTAAAATTTATCGAATTGTCAGAAGTAGATAAATCAAAGACTATATATATCGGTGACACCAAATATGATTTGGATTGTGCATTAGGTGCTGGTATAGATTTTGCATTAGCACTATGGGGTGCTAAATCATCAATAGGAATTGATGCAAATTATATTTTAGAAAACCCAAAACAAATACTGGAACTCGTAAAAGTCTAA
- a CDS encoding ankyrin repeat domain-containing protein → MAATGFVFLMIIMFFSSFILTVPSIIGLIACKSYKKKKGKKAKLIIRILLVIVLLVGSVMFAIPVAFKGMMVYESYHTTQYNLTLPPAAGRGDLARVKQLLDSGTNPDQNDGRNYTGLILACKEVGNYDIAKLLIEHKCTVDIEIKKYIDEKEVGYTPLMYAVNKEQKYNIVKLLIDNKANVNHKASSDGCTPLIKATLNSAYTIVELLIKNGSDVNATDNKGKTVLAYACSQKSNSTSYSIIKSLLEHGALVNSKTSTLAKLLTLAKQYNVNTQNSDNDYYTKITSILNEYNTK, encoded by the coding sequence ATGGCAGCGACAGGTTTTGTTTTTCTTATGATTATTATGTTTTTTAGCAGTTTCATTCTAACAGTACCGTCAATAATAGGACTTATAGCATGCAAATCATACAAGAAAAAGAAAGGTAAAAAAGCAAAGTTAATAATTCGTATATTATTAGTTATAGTACTACTAGTTGGATCAGTAATGTTTGCTATTCCGGTGGCTTTTAAGGGTATGATGGTTTACGAAAGCTACCATACAACACAGTATAATCTAACACTACCACCAGCTGCAGGCAGAGGAGATTTAGCAAGGGTAAAACAACTTTTAGATAGTGGAACTAACCCAGACCAAAACGATGGACGTAATTATACAGGATTAATACTTGCGTGTAAAGAAGTAGGCAACTATGATATTGCAAAACTTCTTATAGAACATAAGTGTACAGTGGACATTGAGATTAAAAAATATATCGATGAAAAAGAAGTAGGATATACACCTCTCATGTATGCTGTAAATAAGGAACAAAAGTATAACATTGTGAAATTGCTTATAGACAACAAGGCTAATGTAAATCATAAAGCATCATCAGATGGATGCACTCCGCTTATTAAAGCGACTCTGAATTCAGCCTATACAATTGTTGAACTTCTAATTAAAAATGGATCAGATGTTAATGCTACAGATAACAAAGGTAAGACGGTGTTAGCATATGCATGTAGTCAAAAATCTAACTCTACAAGCTATTCTATTATAAAGAGTTTATTAGAACATGGAGCATTAGTAAATTCTAAAACATCTACTTTAGCAAAACTTCTTACATTAGCAAAACAATATAATGTAAATACCCAGAATAGTGACAATGACTACTATACTAAGATTACAAGTATTTTAAACGAGTATAACACTAAATGA